In the genome of Astatotilapia calliptera chromosome 18, fAstCal1.2, whole genome shotgun sequence, the window CTCGGTGTGTTCACTCCAAAGGTGCTGTGGGAGCTTCTCCAAGCCATCGTGCTCAAATATGGCCGCCTGGCTCTGGGAAAGGCTCAAGCTTCAATGACATCCTATTCCTTTCTGAGTCCCAGAGGAATtcctgtgagtcacagtgcaaACGGTAACCCAGAGCCAAAGAGAAGAGGAGATCTGAAAGCAGGATTCAGGCTGACAGAGGAAGAGTGGGACATGACAGACAGTGCCATGAAGCAACGTAAAGTCAGCTTCACCGAGAAGGTCGACTACCAGGATGTCACAATGGACACGCAGGCAGCGGATGACAGATCCCTAGAGGACAGTCCCACGCTGGTGGAGGAGGGCATGGATCCTTCCAGTATTTTTGATAGCTGCGATGAGGACAGTGATTGTGAAGTGCTGCCTCAAGTATGTGGTTTTCTTAATTGAACTGTGTATCAGATTCTATTGCTGCTTCGTATTCTTGCCGTATGTCTTTAAGATGCAAAATTGACGTCCTTTGCTTTAATAGGTATCAAAGGTCTCAATATTACACTGTGCTGTTTGAGAGTCATTTATCTCACAATATCACAACTAAAGTATGCAATGCAAAGCTATAGAATTAAAGCTCCTGTTACTACATTAGCAGTCTAATATTTACTTTAGCAGGACACCAAAGACAATACCACCTCTGTCTGTCAGAGAAGAAGGAATGTGGGGGAGGGCAATGATGACAAGAAATCATGGATCGATCCACCGGAAGAGCCAAAAACTGTCACTCTGACCCAGGCCGAGATTGAGAGTTGTATGCAGACATACGAGGTAGGACTACACttaaattgaaaataatttaacatttaatagaAATTTTGTTGCTTAACGACAACTTGACCCTGACAGGACACACTTCAGGACTACCAGGAGATGTTCATTCAGTTTGGCTATGTGGTGCTTTTCTCTTCTGCATTTCCGCTGGCGGCCATGTGCGCCCTTATCAACAACATCATCGAAATACGCAGCGATGCCCTGAAGCTCTGTACCGGCCTGCAGAGACCGTTTGGGCAGAGGGTGGAGAACATAGGACAATGGCAGGTCAGTGTGTGTCATGCTttgaaaaatgtcagaaaagcCTCCAGGCTCCAGTGTGCACAGCAGGGGCATCTGATAATATGTAAAtatctctccctgtgtgtcacCAGACTGCGATGGAGGCCATGGGCTTGATAGCCATTATAGTTAACTGCTACCTTATTGGTCAGTGCGGGCAGCTTCAACGTCTGTTCCCCTGGCTTAGTCCTGAAATGACCATCATCTCCATCGTCCTATTGGAGGTATTTGCAGTCGTGTAAATTTGGCAGGGAAgacctttgtttgttttctgtaaatgtggaaaatgatattttcttatatttattgtgatttttggTATTTGTATGACATGTTCAATAGAAATATTAAAGACAGGCGGGAGTGGGAGAATGCCATTGTGCCTTGGTGGAACTGTGTGTTGAGTGTCCCTTTGTGGTCTTGGTGGTTTACAGCACTTTGCAATCCTCCTAAAGTACATCATCCATGTTGCCATCCCTGATATCCCTGGCTGGGTAGCAGAAGAGATGGCCAAGCTAGAGTACCGACGAAGGGAAGCTTTCAAGGTATAACTGTGATAGCTTGAAAGACCTTCGGCCAACGTAAGGCTTGCTGTTGGCTGCATACTGTGTCATGTCTTTGTATATCTCTACATTTGTGCCCCTTGGTGCCTCATGGTGTGCATTATCCAACAATGCACACCAGTGAAGCCTTTTCTGATTGTAATGAAGAAGtaactgtttgtgtttgtctgtataGTCTTGTTGGCATCTTGTCGTGATGATAAGTCTCATTATAGAGATAGCAACACAACTATGagccaaaatggaaaaaaaatctagatatttgtatttatgtttgCATTTCATCACTgttagtatatatatattttaaatggatAATATTTCAATGTATATTTCTATATGTATTTATCCCTCATCTTCTCTCTTTAATGTCAAACTTCTCCCTCTTTAGAAGCATGAGCTGCAGGCCCAACAACActtccagcagcagctcaggcGCCGGCGTGAAGAAGAAGAGCTTCAGCGTCATGCTGAGCTGCAGGCCGAAGCCCGTcaggagagtgactgccatAAGGCAGACACCCAGCACCAGCATCACCATGACAAAACACAAGTAAGCAAGCCAGGGGACAAGCCCAAGAGACCAAGCTCTCTGCTGGGAAACAACAATGTGATGAAGCTTAAGCAGATCATTCCTCTTCAGGGGAAGTTCTCCTCCGGCACGTCACGCTCACCGGCTCAGTCCCCAACGGGAGGCGAAGCAAAGCTCCCGGGATTTCTGAAGTTCTTGAAGTCACCTGAGGTGAAAAAAGAGCCAGCAGTGGCAGTTGGAGCCACGCAGGGGTCAACAGTGACCTCTTCAGTTCCCCCTAGTGGCCAGGAGAGGTCACAATCCCCCAACCGGACATTCAGTCCTGGGAAACTGTTCAGCTTCAGCAAGTCAGAGGGTACTGTGGTGTGCGCAAATGGGACACAGCTGACCACCCAGGCTGCTAACACTCAACCCAGTAGGGTTGAGTTAAACACATCCTCAGAGGAATTACCCTCGAATGAGTCAGATAAAGCTGAATCGAAACAACTGACTGATTTAGAAAGCTCCAACTCAAAGACTTAATAAATGATCAGCCAAACCAGTGTATTATTATAAAGTGGAGAGCAGAATACAAGTGACATTGATGCACCTGCACTGCAGAATATTAGTCATGAGGACCACATGTAAAGTCAGCGAGGATTAGACTTTCACACTTCATGCAACTTACTTCTCACAAAACATTAAACTGTATCTATTAACACTCGACTATCTAACTTCCATGTAAAAATGTACAGTAAGCATAACTCCTTGAATGGAGCTTGAGTAACCTTTAATGAAGGTTCAATTACTGCATGAGTGGTTTTCAACAGCACCAAACACTGTATTGATGTGAACGATAGCTCCCCCCCTCAATTTCCAGGACTTTATCACCAATGAGCCCTTTTGTCAGAGGTCACGAGCAGCAACTTGCcattctgtgtttatttctcCTTCATTTTGATGCCTGTATAAAATGCATGTTGCATTATGTGCATGCATTACTTCTCCATTATGTCTTTTTAGTTGTGAAGCACTTTCAAAGCCATTGTATTCCTCCGCAATAGGTCAGATTTATTCACTGTGACCATAAAAAAATATTCTATTTTTCTTAACTTTGATTTTCTATGAATTATTTTACTACATAAATTAGTGAATGTACTTCCTTGATGCAAATAAATCTCACTTTAATAAACGCCCATCGAGAAATAAAACACTCACTGTATGACTGACCGCGCTGCTGGATCAATTTCTTTGCTGGATGTAGGGCTTGAATTAAAACGCTCATATACATTCAGAGGCCAGTTTATTAGGTAtatctgttcaactgcttgtttaGCCATGCAGACATAGTCCAGATGAACTGCTgtagttcaaactgagcatcagaacgggaaaagaaggaacacatggttgttggtgctagAGAGGTTGGTCTTAAGTAttttggaaactgagctgataGGTAGGCAATAGTAACTCAAATTATCAggatctctgaatgcacaacatatcAAACCTTGAAGCTGATGGGCTACACAGCAGAAGACCAAAGCAGGTGTGATTGTTGTCAAGaaaagaacaggaaagtgaggcTACAATTTGCAAAGGTtaaccaaaactggacaatagaAAATTTGAGCAATTTCCATTTTGCAATAATTGTGTGAtcctatcatgtcaatatggaccaaaacctCTGAAATATGCTTCCAGCCCTTGGTTGGATCTATGCTGTGGAGAATTCAGGCATTTCTGAGGGTACAAGTGGGTCCAACCAATTATTAAAAGAACTGTACTTAAGTGGTCATTGGTGTATTCTCTTATATAAACATGGTATTAAAGCTTTCAGGTGCCAagctataaaaaaataaacaagtgttTAAAGTGTTGTATATTACCTGCATATTTGCACATGCAATCAGAAAGAAGGATCTTTCTTCAGTTTCACCCAAAGACTGGCTGCTGATTACAGAGTCATCTTTACTGCATGTCACAGAGCAATCTATACAAGAACATCCAAAACTGACAATACAGCTATACAATCAactcaaagcaaaacaacaaacttaATCAAGTGATGGAATACAAACCATAAGACATCAGGAGAAATGGGTGACTCTTATATGAAGCTAAAGAAAATACACTGCCTCTTTCAGGTTTAAAGTAGTACTTGTGAAATCTACGTGTACTCTCATTCCACTGACCTGCACAAGCGACGAAAGTGAACATTCATGAGTCAGACACACTGATAAAACCTCTGAAAGATGAAATACACAAGTCTATCACCCACTTTCTCTTAAATAAAGTGGGCGTTTAAACAAAGTACATAAGTGGACTAAGGACAGCACTTGCTTCTGGCCAAACATCAAACTGCCCA includes:
- the ano8a gene encoding anoctamin-8 isoform X1 encodes the protein MQAAGTAAADADATVNSGSSSSAAAISDRDGAGERMERTVPSEQQQDRTNNQQQHQQTSSTPSGVLNKLFGKRLLQARHFIMSRKSWLKMVPTENCDILMTFPDTIDDHTLLWLLNQIRVGIPQVSIQVRQHKHTQANAFFITTTFENLLQGAEQMGMHKNVKPQFGGGMRRFSCEEDNIYENIESELCFFTSQERQSIIKYWLDNLRAKHGEVLHNIHFLEGQPIIPELIARGVIQQMFPLHEQRILNQLMTSWVQAVCERQPLDDICDYFGVKIAMYFSWLGFYTNSMLYPAVIGFLLWMLAEADQTSQDICCVVFALFNVVWATLFLERWKRREAELAYRWGTLDTPTESLEEPRPQFRGVKRCSPITGCEEFYYPPWKRALFRWLVSLPICLLCLCFVFLAMLLCLELQEVVMEIQELPSITRFIPKILLAMTVTVCDEVYKKIAYWLNDMENYRLQSAYENNLIIKMVFFEFINSYLSLFYIGFYLKDMERLKEMLATLLIFRQFLQNIKEVLQPYLYEQNKLGVFTPKVLWELLQAIVLKYGRLALGKAQASMTSYSFLSPRGIPVSHSANGNPEPKRRGDLKAGFRLTEEEWDMTDSAMKQRKVSFTEKVDYQDVTMDTQAADDRSLEDSPTLVEEGMDPSSIFDSCDEDSDCEVLPQQDTKDNTTSVCQRRRNVGEGNDDKKSWIDPPEEPKTVTLTQAEIESCMQTYEDTLQDYQEMFIQFGYVVLFSSAFPLAAMCALINNIIEIRSDALKLCTGLQRPFGQRVENIGQWQTAMEAMGLIAIIVNCYLIGQCGQLQRLFPWLSPEMTIISIVLLEHFAILLKYIIHVAIPDIPGWVAEEMAKLEYRRREAFKKHELQAQQHFQQQLRRRREEEELQRHAELQAEARQESDCHKADTQHQHHHDKTQVSKPGDKPKRPSSLLGNNNVMKLKQIIPLQGKFSSGTSRSPAQSPTGGEAKLPGFLKFLKSPEVKKEPAVAVGATQGSTVTSSVPPSGQERSQSPNRTFSPGKLFSFSKSEGTVVCANGTQLTTQAANTQPSRVELNTSSEELPSNESDKAESKQLTDLESSNSKT
- the ano8a gene encoding anoctamin-8 isoform X2, whose protein sequence is MQAAGTAAADADATVNSGSSSSAAAISDRDGAGERMERTVPSEQQQDRTNNQQQHQQTSSTPSGVLNKLFGKRLLQARHFIMSRKSWLKMVPTENCDILMTFPDTIDDHTLLWLLNQIRVGIPQVSIQVRQHKHTQANAFFITTTFENLLQGAEQMGMHKNVKPQFGGGMRRFSCEEDNIYENIESELCFFTSQERQSIIKYWLDNLRAKHGEVLHNIHFLEGQPIIPELIARGVIQQMFPLHEQRILNQLMTSWVQAVCERQPLDDICDYFGVKIAMYFSWLGFYTNSMLYPAVIGFLLWMLAEADQTSQDICCVVFALFNVVWATLFLERWKRREAELAYRWGTLDTPTESLEEPRPQFRGVKRCSPITGCEEFYYPPWKRALFRWLVSLPICLLCLCFVFLAMLLCLELQEVVMEIQELPSITRFIPKILLAMTVTVCDEVYKKIAYWLNDMENYRLQSAYENNLIIKMVFFEFINSYLSLFYIGFYLKDMERLKEMLATLLIFRQFLQNIKEVLQPYLYEQNKLGVFTPKVLWELLQAIVLKYGRLALGKAQASMTSYSFLSPRGIPVSHSANGNPEPKRRGDLKAGFRLTEEEWDMTDSAMKQRKVSFTEKVDYQDVTMDTQAADDRSLEDSPTLVEEGMDPSSIFDSCDEDSDCEVLPQDTKDNTTSVCQRRRNVGEGNDDKKSWIDPPEEPKTVTLTQAEIESCMQTYEDTLQDYQEMFIQFGYVVLFSSAFPLAAMCALINNIIEIRSDALKLCTGLQRPFGQRVENIGQWQTAMEAMGLIAIIVNCYLIGQCGQLQRLFPWLSPEMTIISIVLLEHFAILLKYIIHVAIPDIPGWVAEEMAKLEYRRREAFKKHELQAQQHFQQQLRRRREEEELQRHAELQAEARQESDCHKADTQHQHHHDKTQVSKPGDKPKRPSSLLGNNNVMKLKQIIPLQGKFSSGTSRSPAQSPTGGEAKLPGFLKFLKSPEVKKEPAVAVGATQGSTVTSSVPPSGQERSQSPNRTFSPGKLFSFSKSEGTVVCANGTQLTTQAANTQPSRVELNTSSEELPSNESDKAESKQLTDLESSNSKT
- the ano8a gene encoding anoctamin-8 isoform X4, translated to MCSFFFLLRVRGFVQERQSIIKYWLDNLRAKHGEVLHNIHFLEGQPIIPELIARGVIQQMFPLHEQRILNQLMTSWVQAVCERQPLDDICDYFGVKIAMYFSWLGFYTNSMLYPAVIGFLLWMLAEADQTSQDICCVVFALFNVVWATLFLERWKRREAELAYRWGTLDTPTESLEEPRPQFRGVKRCSPITGCEEFYYPPWKRALFRWLVSLPICLLCLCFVFLAMLLCLELQEVVMEIQELPSITRFIPKILLAMTVTVCDEVYKKIAYWLNDMENYRLQSAYENNLIIKMVFFEFINSYLSLFYIGFYLKDMERLKEMLATLLIFRQFLQNIKEVLQPYLYEQNKLGVFTPKVLWELLQAIVLKYGRLALGKAQASMTSYSFLSPRGIPVSHSANGNPEPKRRGDLKAGFRLTEEEWDMTDSAMKQRKVSFTEKVDYQDVTMDTQAADDRSLEDSPTLVEEGMDPSSIFDSCDEDSDCEVLPQQDTKDNTTSVCQRRRNVGEGNDDKKSWIDPPEEPKTVTLTQAEIESCMQTYEDTLQDYQEMFIQFGYVVLFSSAFPLAAMCALINNIIEIRSDALKLCTGLQRPFGQRVENIGQWQTAMEAMGLIAIIVNCYLIGQCGQLQRLFPWLSPEMTIISIVLLEHFAILLKYIIHVAIPDIPGWVAEEMAKLEYRRREAFKKHELQAQQHFQQQLRRRREEEELQRHAELQAEARQESDCHKADTQHQHHHDKTQVSKPGDKPKRPSSLLGNNNVMKLKQIIPLQGKFSSGTSRSPAQSPTGGEAKLPGFLKFLKSPEVKKEPAVAVGATQGSTVTSSVPPSGQERSQSPNRTFSPGKLFSFSKSEGTVVCANGTQLTTQAANTQPSRVELNTSSEELPSNESDKAESKQLTDLESSNSKT